A genomic stretch from Camelus ferus isolate YT-003-E chromosome 29, BCGSAC_Cfer_1.0, whole genome shotgun sequence includes:
- the NDST2 gene encoding bifunctional heparan sulfate N-deacetylase/N-sulfotransferase 2 isoform X1 produces the protein MLKLWKVVRPARQLELHRLILLLIAFSLGSMGFLAYYVSTSPKAKEPLPLPLGDCSSGGAAGPGPARPPVPPRPPRPPETARTEPVVLVFVESAYSQLGQEIVAILESSRFRYSTELAPGRGDMPTLTDHTRGRYVLVIYENLLKYVNLDAWSRELLDRYCVEYGVGIIGFFRAHEHSLLSAQLKGFPLFLHSNVGLRDYQVNPSAPLLHLTRPSRLEPGPLPGDDWTIFQSNHSTYEPVLLASLRPAEPPVPGPVPRRARLPTVVQDLGLHDGIQRVLFGHGLSFWLHKLVFVDAVAYLTGKRLCLDLDRYILVDIDDIFVGKEGTRMKVADVEALLTTQNKLRTLVPNFTFNLGFSGKFYHTGTEEEDAGDDMLLKHRQEFWWFPHMWSHMQPHLFHNRSVLADQMRLNKQFALEHGIPTDLGYAVAPHHSGVYPIHTQLYEAWKSVWGIQVTSTEEYPHLRPARYRRGFIHNGIMVLPRQTCGLFTHTIFYNEYPGGSRELDRSIRGGELFLTVLLNPISIFMTHLSNYGNDRLGLYTFESLVRFLQCWTRLRLQTLPPVSLAQKYFDLFPQERSPLWQNPCDDKRHKDIWSKEKTCDRLPKFLIVGPQKTGTTAIHFFLSLHPAVTSSFPSPSTFEEIQFFNGPNYNKGIDWYMDFFPVPSNASTDFLFEKSATYFDSEVVPRRGAALLPRAKIITVLTNPADRAYSWYQHQRAHGDPIALNYTFYQVISASSQAPLALRSLQNRCLVPGYYSTHLQRWLTYYPSGQLLIVDGQELRTNPAASMENIQKFLGITPFLNYTRTLRFDEDKGFWCQGLEGGKTRCLGKSKGRRYPDMDTESRLFLTDIFRNHNLELSKLLSRLGQPVPSWLREELQHSSLG, from the exons ATGCTCAAGCTGTGGAAGGTGGTGCGCCCAGCTCGGCAGCTGGAACTGCACCGCCTCATACTGCTGCTGATTGCTTTCAGTCTGGGCTCCATGGGCTTCTTGGCTTACTATGTATCCACCAGCCCTAAGGCCAAGGAACCATTGCCCCTGCCCTTGGGAGACTGCAGCAGTGGTGGGGCAGCTGGTCCTGGCCCTGCACGGCCTCCAGTTCCACCCCGGCCCCCCAGGCCTCCAGAGACAGCACGAACTGAACCCGTGGTCCTTGTGTTTGTGGAGAGTGCATACTCACAGTTGGGACAGGAGATTGTGGCCATCTTGGAGTCTAGTCGTTTTCGTTACAGCACTGAGCTGGCACCTGGCCGAGGGGACATGCCCACACTGACTGATCATACCCGTGGCCGCTATGTCTTGGTCATTTATGAGAACCTGCTCAAGTATGTCAACCTGGATGCTTGGAGTCGGGAACTGCTAGACCGGTACTGTGTGGAGTATGGTGTAGGCATCATTGGCTTTTTCCGAGCCCATGAGCATAGCCTACTGAGTGCCCAGCTCAAGGGCTTTCCCCTTTTTCTACACTCAAATGTGGGGCTCCGAGACTACCAAGTGAATCCTTCTGCCCCGCTACTGCATCTGACACGCCCCAGCCGCCTGGAGCCTGGGCCACTGCCTGGTGATGACTGGACCATCTTCCAGTCCAATCATAGCACATATGAACCAGTGCTTCTTGCCAGCCTTCGGCCAGCTGAGCCCCCTGTGCCGGGACCAGTGCCTCGCCGGGCCCGGCTCCCCACTGTGGTACAGGACCTGGGGCTTCATGATGGCATCCAGCGGGTCCTCTTTGGCCACGGCCTCTCCTTCTGGCTCCACAAACTTGTTTTCGTTGATGCTGTTGCGTACCTCACCGGCAAGCGCCTCTGCCTGGACCTTGACCGCTACATCTTGGTAGACATCGATGACATCTTTGTGGGCAAGGAAGGTACCCGCATGAAGGTGGCTGATGTTGAG GCTCTGTTGACCACCCAGAACAAACTCAGGACCTTAGTCCCCAACTTCACCTTCAACTTGGGCTTCTCGGGCAAGTTCTATCATACTG ggacagaggaggaggatgcAGGGGACGACATGCTGCTGAAGCACCGCCAAGAGTTCTGGTGGTTCCCCCACATGTGGAGCCACATGCAGCCACACCTGTTCCACAATCGCTCCGTGCTAGCTGACCAGATGAGGCTCAACAAACAGTTTGCTCTG GAGCATGGGATTCCCACGGATCTGGGGTATGCTGTGGCCCCCCACCACTCCGGCGTGTACCCCATCCACACACAGCTCTATGAGGCCTGGAAATCTGTGTGGGGCATCCAGGTGACCAGCACCGAGGAGTATCCCCATCTCCGCCCTGCCCGCTACCGCCGTGGCTTCATTCACAATGGCATTATG gTGCTGCCGCGGCAGACATGTGGCCTCTTCACTCACACAATCTTCTATAATGAGTATCCTGGAGGCTCTCGTGAACTAGACCGGAGCATCCGAGGAGGAGAACTTTTTCTAACGGTGCTGCTTAATCCG ATCAGCATCTTTATGACCCATCTGTCCAATTATGGAAATGACCGGCTGGGCCTGTACACCTTTGAGAGCCTGGTGCGCTTTCTCCAGTGCTGGACACGGCTGCGCCTACAGAcccttcctcctgtctctcttGCACAAAAGTACTTTGACCTCTTCCCTCAAGAGCGAAGCCCCCTTTGGCAG AATCCCTGTGACGACAAGAGGCACAAAGATATCTGGTCCAAGGAGAAAACCTGTGATCGGCTCCCCAAGTTCCTCATTGTGGGACCCCAGAAGACAG GGACCACAGCTATTCACTTCTTCCTGAGCCTACACCCAGCTGTGACTAGCAGCTTCCCGAGCCCCAGCACCTTTGAGGAGATTCAGTTCTTCAATGGCCCTAATTACAACAAGGGAATTGACTG GTACATGGATTTCTTCCCTGTCCCTTCTAATGCCAGCACTGACTTCCTATTTGAAAAAAGTGCCACCTACTTTGACTCAGAGGTTGTACCACGGCGGGGGGCTGCCCTCCTGCCACGAGCCAAGATCATCACTGTGCTCACCAACCCTGCTGACAGGGCCTACTCCTGGTACCAG CACCAGCGAGCTCATGGAGATCCAATTGCTCTGAACTATACCTTCTACCAGGTGATTTCAGCCTCTTCCCAGGCCCCTCTGGCCCTTCGCTCCTTGCAGAACCGTTGTCTTGTCCCTGGCTACTATTCCACCCATCTACAACGCTGGCTGACTTACTACCCCTCTGGACAG TTGCTGATTGTGGATGGGCAAGAGCTGCGTACCAACCCAGCTGCCTCAATGGAGAACATCCAGAAGTTCCTGGGTATCACACCCTTTCTGAACTACACACGGACCCTCAG GTTTGATGAAGATAAGGGATTCTGGTGCCAGGGACTTGAAGGTGGCAAGACTCGCTGTTTGGGCAAGAGCAAAGGCCGGAGGTACCCAGATATGGACACTGAG tcCCGCCTTTTCCTTACGGATATTTTCCGGAACCACAATTTGGAGCTGTCGAAGCTGCTGAGCCGGCTTGGCCAGCCAGTGCCCTCATGGCTTCGGGAAGAACTGCAGCATTCCAGTCTGGGCTGA
- the NDST2 gene encoding bifunctional heparan sulfate N-deacetylase/N-sulfotransferase 2 isoform X2 → MLKLWKVVRPARQLELHRLILLLIAFSLGSMGFLAYYVSTSPKAKEPLPLPLGDCSSGGAAGPGPARPPVPPRPPRPPETARTEPVVLVFVESAYSQLGQEIVAILESSRFRYSTELAPGRGDMPTLTDHTRGRYVLVIYENLLKYVNLDAWSRELLDRYCVEYGVGIIGFFRAHEHSLLSAQLKGFPLFLHSNVGLRDYQVNPSAPLLHLTRPSRLEPGPLPGDDWTIFQSNHSTYEPVLLASLRPAEPPVPGPVPRRARLPTVVQDLGLHDGIQRVLFGHGLSFWLHKLVFVDAVAYLTGKRLCLDLDRYILVDIDDIFVGKEGTRMKVADVEALLTTQNKLRTLVPNFTFNLGFSGKFYHTGTEEEDAGDDMLLKHRQEFWWFPHMWSHMQPHLFHNRSVLADQMRLNKQFALEHGIPTDLGYAVAPHHSGVYPIHTQLYEAWKSVWGIQVTSTEEYPHLRPARYRRGFIHNGIMVLPRQTCGLFTHTIFYNEYPGGSRELDRSIRGGELFLTVLLNPISIFMTHLSNYGNDRLGLYTFESLVRFLQCWTRLRLQTLPPVSLAQKYFDLFPQERSPLWQNPCDDKRHKDIWSKEKTCDRLPKFLIVGPQKTGTTAIHFFLSLHPAVTSSFPSPSTFEEIQFFNGPNYNKGIDWYMDFFPVPSNASTDFLFEKSATYFDSEVVPRRGAALLPRAKIITVLTNPADRAYSWYQHQRAHGDPIALNYTFYQVISASSQAPLALRSLQNRCLVPGYYSTHLQRWLTYYPSGQLLIVDGQELRTNPAASMENIQKFLGLMKIRDSGARDLKVARLAVWARAKAGGTQIWTLSPAFSLRIFSGTTIWSCRSC, encoded by the exons ATGCTCAAGCTGTGGAAGGTGGTGCGCCCAGCTCGGCAGCTGGAACTGCACCGCCTCATACTGCTGCTGATTGCTTTCAGTCTGGGCTCCATGGGCTTCTTGGCTTACTATGTATCCACCAGCCCTAAGGCCAAGGAACCATTGCCCCTGCCCTTGGGAGACTGCAGCAGTGGTGGGGCAGCTGGTCCTGGCCCTGCACGGCCTCCAGTTCCACCCCGGCCCCCCAGGCCTCCAGAGACAGCACGAACTGAACCCGTGGTCCTTGTGTTTGTGGAGAGTGCATACTCACAGTTGGGACAGGAGATTGTGGCCATCTTGGAGTCTAGTCGTTTTCGTTACAGCACTGAGCTGGCACCTGGCCGAGGGGACATGCCCACACTGACTGATCATACCCGTGGCCGCTATGTCTTGGTCATTTATGAGAACCTGCTCAAGTATGTCAACCTGGATGCTTGGAGTCGGGAACTGCTAGACCGGTACTGTGTGGAGTATGGTGTAGGCATCATTGGCTTTTTCCGAGCCCATGAGCATAGCCTACTGAGTGCCCAGCTCAAGGGCTTTCCCCTTTTTCTACACTCAAATGTGGGGCTCCGAGACTACCAAGTGAATCCTTCTGCCCCGCTACTGCATCTGACACGCCCCAGCCGCCTGGAGCCTGGGCCACTGCCTGGTGATGACTGGACCATCTTCCAGTCCAATCATAGCACATATGAACCAGTGCTTCTTGCCAGCCTTCGGCCAGCTGAGCCCCCTGTGCCGGGACCAGTGCCTCGCCGGGCCCGGCTCCCCACTGTGGTACAGGACCTGGGGCTTCATGATGGCATCCAGCGGGTCCTCTTTGGCCACGGCCTCTCCTTCTGGCTCCACAAACTTGTTTTCGTTGATGCTGTTGCGTACCTCACCGGCAAGCGCCTCTGCCTGGACCTTGACCGCTACATCTTGGTAGACATCGATGACATCTTTGTGGGCAAGGAAGGTACCCGCATGAAGGTGGCTGATGTTGAG GCTCTGTTGACCACCCAGAACAAACTCAGGACCTTAGTCCCCAACTTCACCTTCAACTTGGGCTTCTCGGGCAAGTTCTATCATACTG ggacagaggaggaggatgcAGGGGACGACATGCTGCTGAAGCACCGCCAAGAGTTCTGGTGGTTCCCCCACATGTGGAGCCACATGCAGCCACACCTGTTCCACAATCGCTCCGTGCTAGCTGACCAGATGAGGCTCAACAAACAGTTTGCTCTG GAGCATGGGATTCCCACGGATCTGGGGTATGCTGTGGCCCCCCACCACTCCGGCGTGTACCCCATCCACACACAGCTCTATGAGGCCTGGAAATCTGTGTGGGGCATCCAGGTGACCAGCACCGAGGAGTATCCCCATCTCCGCCCTGCCCGCTACCGCCGTGGCTTCATTCACAATGGCATTATG gTGCTGCCGCGGCAGACATGTGGCCTCTTCACTCACACAATCTTCTATAATGAGTATCCTGGAGGCTCTCGTGAACTAGACCGGAGCATCCGAGGAGGAGAACTTTTTCTAACGGTGCTGCTTAATCCG ATCAGCATCTTTATGACCCATCTGTCCAATTATGGAAATGACCGGCTGGGCCTGTACACCTTTGAGAGCCTGGTGCGCTTTCTCCAGTGCTGGACACGGCTGCGCCTACAGAcccttcctcctgtctctcttGCACAAAAGTACTTTGACCTCTTCCCTCAAGAGCGAAGCCCCCTTTGGCAG AATCCCTGTGACGACAAGAGGCACAAAGATATCTGGTCCAAGGAGAAAACCTGTGATCGGCTCCCCAAGTTCCTCATTGTGGGACCCCAGAAGACAG GGACCACAGCTATTCACTTCTTCCTGAGCCTACACCCAGCTGTGACTAGCAGCTTCCCGAGCCCCAGCACCTTTGAGGAGATTCAGTTCTTCAATGGCCCTAATTACAACAAGGGAATTGACTG GTACATGGATTTCTTCCCTGTCCCTTCTAATGCCAGCACTGACTTCCTATTTGAAAAAAGTGCCACCTACTTTGACTCAGAGGTTGTACCACGGCGGGGGGCTGCCCTCCTGCCACGAGCCAAGATCATCACTGTGCTCACCAACCCTGCTGACAGGGCCTACTCCTGGTACCAG CACCAGCGAGCTCATGGAGATCCAATTGCTCTGAACTATACCTTCTACCAGGTGATTTCAGCCTCTTCCCAGGCCCCTCTGGCCCTTCGCTCCTTGCAGAACCGTTGTCTTGTCCCTGGCTACTATTCCACCCATCTACAACGCTGGCTGACTTACTACCCCTCTGGACAG TTGCTGATTGTGGATGGGCAAGAGCTGCGTACCAACCCAGCTGCCTCAATGGAGAACATCCAGAAGTTCCTGG GTTTGATGAAGATAAGGGATTCTGGTGCCAGGGACTTGAAGGTGGCAAGACTCGCTGTTTGGGCAAGAGCAAAGGCCGGAGGTACCCAGATATGGACACTGAG tcCCGCCTTTTCCTTACGGATATTTTCCGGAACCACAATTTGGAGCTGTCGAAGCTGCTGA